A single region of the Plasmodium malariae genome assembly, chromosome: 7 genome encodes:
- the PmUG01_07040900 gene encoding conserved Plasmodium protein, unknown function has translation MEHLKEIMNEYEKIKVRLKKSKYEYMEKIGADAPTGKFYAEKNVFHNLFKVIDSYYCLLLFFGKRRKNKNKNKKSNRNRNRNRSRRRSGRRSGRKSSSRGRSRGRSRGRSTRRSRNRSRNRSRNRSKYSYSDRSTRTSRNILVGVDIDSDADDTTSNDAANGSRFHPRSCIRNDDIVKQKEERKRKRMNSYRTDEESIVIKLERKKVIQNRHIKKIKNFVKMNKTINKFKNYIEKTYMKRVSYNEEKRENKKEKNVYLQTPAHTRRIRINTEQNVYFDKFVLSVINFLHSLVEAGGKHDMRDNNIDYTANFECANNFTNQSNGISSVRSHSNGHGEGGPHVEPLKREERVDVHNEDIKLKMNKKNWNNSQKCYFFYSNGNSLKSEKDDKYIFGKKKKKNEKKKFLFFLEIYKKNMHHISSSNSYVFYYYPSFIIRKIDENLLYLIDSDMNLIKIMFYFNVIHLFVFYLYIINCSNDYLLAYIYIFLSIAGNFKTNFKLSSRIIEQNKNILTVFYVFASILKSNILGSGDHPLYVDVPQEENYMDTTTKNGSKTNSSLYREVSEIGSCYFLGDLDKFYVSKIRGDLKEEMYMRRGGRKHGVTSRTHIISTSSTSSSSSSSSSSSSSSSSSSSSGSDKGRSCSPPQAHNQNNEGITTKKTRLFPNREGSKKREGVHVEEVYNEGKKKNVPCEKLRRNIPYNLKRLNITRERGESSKSRNVEFTHIKENLTQYKHLLNYFSSNKVNDNSREEEERKNISKKYYWYYTLINSENEVDSVNLALNLSTTNHNNLSFYKSYIKEHIYNLFLNKYNLKIPKNENPPNESEKKEQTNSLSILGNYKKLFSQFFS, from the coding sequence ATGGAGCacttaaaagaaattatgaaCGAGTATGAAAAAATCAAAGTGCGCCTAAAAAAGAGCAAGTACGagtatatggaaaaaataggCGCAGACGCACCGACTGGGAAATTCTATGCTGAAAAGAatgtttttcataatttatttaaagtgATTGATAGTTATTACTGtttactccttttttttggaaaaagaagaaaaaataaaaataaaaataaaaaaagtaataggAATAGGAATAGGAATAGAAGTAGAAgaagaagtggaagaagaAGTGGAAGAAAAAGTAGCAGTAGAGGTAGAAGTAGAGGTAGAAGTAGAGGTAGAAGTACACGTAGAAGTAGAAATAGAAGTAGAAATAGAAGTAGAAATAGAAGTAAATATAGTTATAGTGATAGAAGTACACGTACAAGTAGAAATATTCTTGTAGGGGTTGACATTGACAGTGATGCGGATGATACCACCTCTAACGATGCTGCTAATGGCAGTCGCTTTCACCCGCGCAGTTGCATTAGGAACGACGATATAGTGAAACAAAAGGAGGagaggaaaaggaaaaggatgAACAGTTACAGAACAGACGAAGAAAGCattgtaataaaattagaaagaaagaaagtaatacaaaatagacacataaaaaaaattaaaaattttgtcaaaatgaacaaaacaattaataagtttaaaaattatatagaaaagaCTTACATGAAAAGGGTTAGTTATAACGAAgagaaaagggaaaataaaaaagaaaaaaatgtatatttacaaacTCCCGCTCATACACGCAGGATACGAATCAACACAGaacaaaatgtatattttgaCAAGTTCGTGTTGAGcgtaattaattttttacattctcTTGTTGAAGCCGGGGGGAAGCATGATATGAGAGATAACAACATCGACTACACTGCAAACTTCGAATGTGCAAACAATTTTACAAATCAATCGAATGGAATTAGTAGTGTTAGAAGTCATAGCAATGGGCACGGTGAAGGAGGGCCTCACGTTGAACCGTTAAAGAGGGAGGAGAGGGTGGATGTACATAATGAagacataaaattaaagatgaataaaaagaattggAACAATTCACAAaaatgctattttttttattcaaatggaaattctttaaaaagcgaaaaagatgataaatatatatttgggaaaaaaaaaaaaaaaaatgaaaaaaaaaaatttcttttttttttggaaatttataaaaaaaatatgcatcaTATTAGTAGTAGTAACTCATACGTATTCTATTATTACCCCTCTTttataattagaaaaatagaCGAGAATTTATTATACCTCATTGACAGTGATATgaacttaataaaaattatgttttattttaatgttatacacttatttgttttttatttgtatattataaattgttCAAATGATTATTTGcttgcttatatatatatatttctaagcATAGCTGGAAATTTTAAGACAAACTTTAAATTGTCATCCAGAATtatagaacaaaataaaaacattctTACCGTATTTTACGTGTTTGCAAGTATTTTGAAGTCGAACATACTTGGGAGTGGTGATCATCCCTTATATGTTGATGTTCCTCAAGAAGAGAATTACATGGATACTACAACTAAAAATGGAAGTAAAACGAATAGTTCTTTATATAGAGAGGTGAGTGAAATCGGTAGTTGCTACTTTCTGGGTGATCTGGATAAGTTCTATGTATCTAAGATCAGAGGAGATTTAAAAGAGGAGATGTACATGAGAAGGGGGGGAAGAAAGCATGGGGTAACCAGTAGAACTCATATTATAAGTACTAGTAGTACTAGTagcagcagtagtagtagtagtagtagtagtagtagtagtagtagtagtagtagtagtggAAGCGACAAGGGACGGAGTTGTAGCCCACCGCAGGCGCATAACCAGAACAACGAAGGTATAACGACCAAAAAGACGAGGCTTTTCCCTAACAGGGAGGGTAGCAAGAAGAGGGAAGGAGTACACGTAGAAGAAGTATATAatgagggaaaaaaaaaaaatgtaccaTGTGAGAAATTGAGAAGAAATATTCCATACAACTTAAAGCGACTAAATATAACACGCGAAAGAGGCGAGTCAAGTAAATCCAGAAATGTTGAGTTTACACATATAAAGGAAAACTTAACTCAATATAAACATTTACTTAATTACTTTAGCTCAAATAAAGTAAATGACAATTCTagagaagaggaagaaagaaaaaatataagtaaaaaatattattggtATTATACACTCATTAATAGTGAGAATGAAGTCGATTCAGTAAATTTAGCTCTAAACTTAAGTACAActaatcataataatttatctttctataaaagttatataaaagaacatatttataatctctttttaaataaatataatttaaaaattccaaaaaatgaaaatccTCCGAATGAATCAGAAAAAAAGGAGCAAACAAATAGCCTCTCAATCCTTGGCAATTACAAGAAACTGTTTAGTCAGTTTTTTTCCTAA